CCAGGAAGTATAATCCACCCAAATCACAAGCCACGTTTTCGTAAAGGCCTCTTCTTTCATTGGGTTTGAAGGATATTATGGGTATTTCTCTTAAAATCAATAAGTTTGCAGAAGTTACCTTTTTACTCCAGAGTATATATTTAAGCAATTAGATGATAGTAGTCTATGTACAAAAATTGTAAGGAAGCTCACATTCTAATTTGGCGTTGACTACATTTGTTACTGGAAGTTACtgaacccaattaaaaaaaatcactaattgCATCCTGTTTACAGGAGTCTAaattaaacattgtttttgttACTTATGAGGCTTTTATCATCACAGAAAAAGCAGTGTTTGGTAATCTGCTATTTATAGTTCCTGACCAGAACCTTAGCATTCTCAGTAGAATATCACTGGAGAACACCTGCACAATATCAATTTAGTATTATCCCTAATTTGATGGCTCTTTTCAAGAATTCAGTCCCATGTACTTCCTCTAGggtaagaaaatatgaatatgtcTGGTCAGAATCACAGAGATGCGCCTTGCCTTCAGTGCAGGAAAATGGGTCTATATAAATCCATGTTTAATGTAGGCAGTTTTCATAGTCAAAAGCTTAGCTAATGTTCCTAATATaactttcttatatttattaacagcaataAGAAGGTTTATAAAAAGAGTTGTCCGCAGATGTTTACAAACATTAATTCATATTTCGTATTTTACACATTTAactgtttttatttaatgttatcTGGCCTAGGAATGAATCAaatttgttctcatttttttcattatggTTCTTATCACCTATTTATAATTTGTGTGGTTACAGCATTCTTACTGCAATAAGACTAGAAATTATAACAATGTTTTTGCCAATAGTGTTTTTGCTACTTTCAATATGAAGCAGggattttaatggaaatactATTGTGTGATAAATTGAGGCAGttatacaaaataatacatgtataatgatataataatgctatttctatgaacaacatcgtatttttaaaaacccaatgaGTATTATTTTCAATTTGTTAAGGTTGCAAACCTTCAGTGAAgcttgtttctcttctcttgttctttctttcaaATTGAAATGACATTTTTGTTTATAGAGCTCCAGGTCAAAGGATCTAACAATTTTTAATAGCAATTTCCTATAGTGAAGACTTgctttttcttcctagtcttgcaGCAAAAAACTAAGCAAGCTTTGACATAGAGGGACACATGTGAATACCGTAAATTTATACACAAACTCCCATAAATACTCCCTTTCAATCTAACACAGAAGAAGGGGCAGGGCGGACGCAGCAGTTGGGGCGTCGGAAGTTCTGCAGCATGGACTGGAAAACACTGTGCTGCCTTCCTTTGAGCTTCTTATTTGAAGAAGTATCTGAGGAAATGGATCTCCGGGTCTGGCTATTTTGAGTTTTGATTAATTTCTCATGTTCCCTGATTTGTCTTTGCAAATGGTTCTGGATCGCGATTCCCAGGGACTCTGCGTCCAAGGATGCACCATACACTTCCCAGGTCATTCCCTGCTCATCCCACACGACGTCCCTGACACGCTTGGACTGTTTCAGCTGGAGCTTGGAGTCTGCGCCAAGCTGCTTTTTCTTATCTCCTGGAGTGAGTCCTACCTGAGCCGCAGCTGCTGTCACATTTAACTTTTGCTCCTTGAGGAACTCGCTGACGCGGCTGGGCCTGCGTGGGCTGGCTTTGACGGAGCGAGATGGGGTCTTCTTGCCGGAACCTGGGCTGGAGTCACCCATGGGATCAGATGGCAGGCTCAGGCTGGTGGCTGTCTTGGTctgtctgttttcttctaaggtgcTCTCCTGGTTCTTCCTAATTGGTGAGGGTGTAGGATTAGCAGCTGATTCTGTGCCTCCACTTTCTTGGGATTTAGGATTGAGCAGTAGGGTTTTGGCATCCGAGGTATCAGTGCCagtagactctttttcttttactacCTGAGGAGATGCAGGCTTCTTTTCCCTTGCATCTCCTTTATTAGTGGGATCCAAGCTCCCAGAATGATCAGCTTTGCTGATAGAGCCACAAGAGTCAGATAGTTGGCAATCTGGGTCTGTTTTGTGGCCGTTTGTCGTTTTCTCTGCAAACTCAGATGGCCTGGTTTCAAATTTCCCCAATCCATAACTTGTTTCAGCTTGACTGCATGCACTGATAGAAATCTGGTCAATGGCGGTAGCTTTCAGGGAGCTAGAATTAGTACCTGCGAGCTTTTTAGCAGTTGATTCTTCCCTCGCTGGAGTCATTCCTGCTAACCTCCCATCTTCTTTACACGTATGCTGGGCATTACCGGAGACCAAATTGATTGATGAGGTTTTAAGGACCCCACCTGGTAGGCTCGCAAGTTTATTTTCCCGTTGGAAAGCTGTAGACTCAGCTGCAGCTGCCTGAATGTGCACCTGTGGCATGATGCCAGGGCACTGGCTGGATTCCTGGGGGGCTAGCGTGCTGTCAGAGAGCTCCAGTGTGTGGCTCCCACTGCTGCGGCAAATGACACGCAGCTGCTCTTGTTCAAAATGCTCAGGAGCAGGGCTTTCCTTCAGAAATGCAGTGAGGATACTGGGGCTGGTGGAGACGGATCTGCTCTCGACACTCGCCACTGCCTGCACCTCTGCATCTTGCCAAGCCCTGCTGGGAACTTCCTTGATTTCACTTTCAGCTTGGTTGGTCATCGTACTGGCTTCTTTGAACCTTGACATCTGACGCTGTGCTGGCAGCGGCACCTTCTCTGGACCTGGGGGACATGCCGAAGTTTCGCTAGTGAGGGGGGTTGGTTGAGGTGTCACAGAAGTTGTGCCTTGGGGGCCCGAGGCAGTGATAGAGGGCTGCTTGTTCTCTGAACATCCAGATTCTCTAGTTAGAGGTTTACAGGACCTCATTTCAGAGTCACAGATGGCTCCCTGCCTTTCCCCTTCAGGTCCACCTACAGGAGAGGATGAGTGACTGACCACCCTGGCTGCTGTCACTGGAGTCTGCACTGTTCCCTGGATTGTTTCTGGAGAAGGAAACTCACAGGACACCTGATCTTTGCTGCTACTGAGGACGCCTCCCACAGGACAACTTGGTTTCTCAGGTTGCTCTCTATTTGAGGTTCTCTGTGATCTCATCAGGGAATCTTCAGGCATGGATGAGGTGATGGCATTGGGCTGATCACCTGGGATGGACTGGCAGGTGTGCTGATTGGCGGGCATTGTCAATGGTGTGTGTATAAGATCCCTTCCTGCTGCAGAACTCGGGGCTGATGCTGCGGGCTGGCTGCTCCCTGGCAGCTGGGGATTGCCGGGAGAGTTGAATGTGGCAGGTGCTTTCTCCACTTCATTGAAGACACCAGGAGAAGACATATCTGGTTGGGTGGTCTCATGCTCACAAACCTGCATCAGGGCTTCGGCAGCTGCCCTGGGGCTGAGGTCTGGTTCTGCAGGGGCACCTGAAAAGCCATTGGCATTCTTACACAGGAGAGCTGGTCGATGCCGAGGTGAGGCAGCCTGTGGCTCTCCTAGATCGTCTTCTTTTCCGGAAGCTGCAATCAGGGAAGTTTTAGCTGATCTCAGAGGGTCAGGTACAGTCCCCATGGAATTTCTTTTCAGGAGCACTCCAGAGCTCTCTTGAGTAGTGTTCCcactggtgggggaggggagcgcAGTCAGAGCTCAGAGTGATGACACAGTCAGGGATGATTCCTCTGAAGAACCAGCCTGTGAATCAAGGAAACAGCATCATTAATACAGTACGTCGCTTAAGGAttgaaaaataaaccaaactgTCATTTTTATAAGAGCACATTAAAAACTTTTCTTCCCATACCTGTTGATATAAAAATAGACCTTGTGGggaggtagaagaaaaaaataaataaaaatagacttgagaaaaagattttgaaaaaaattataattacgaaaatattattttgatatattggTTTCTGCTTGCATCCCACTAATGTCTAGCAAATAGGTTTTTCATGTATCTACCTAAGTTTGCTAACTACCTCAAAAGTTATTGGTGTAATCTGATTTAGCAGATGTCAGAAAATCCTGTAAAGCCACTCTAATTAAATCAATAAGTAAGTATTGAAGTAGGCATAAACAGATATGTGAAATAAGAAATCTAGGGATAGATCCAAATATAAATGGGGACTTAATCTGTGACAAAAGAAGTATTACAATTTGGTGGTGAAAGGCTGAGTTATTTCATAGAAGGAGTTGGCAAACTGTTTATTCatctggaagaaaagaaaagtagatgTTTATATTATACCACTTCCAAAAATAAATCCTAGATGGATGCAGTGGATTAaaggttaaaatataaaataaataaataaaatcatataagaaaacctaggaatCATAAATGTAATCTAGAGACAGGTGAGCTAGGCTTTTTGAGATGGTAGAAACACTGTAAGAGAAAACAAACATAGGTgactaaataaaattcaaaacctgaaTTTTATGGCATGACAAAAgatgctataaaaaatacaagattTTGGGGGAAATAAAAAGTGTATAACCCTAGAGGGCAGGCAAAAATACCTATAATATAGCAGGAGCTCTTTAACATTTACGAGGAGACCAAATAATCCATTGAAAAAATggataacaaatataaaaacatagtttacaagatacaaaatttaaataaccaTCAAGCTTATGAAAAGATGATCAAATTCATTTGTAGTCAAATAATGCAAATAAAGTAACAATGCAATTTTACTTCACACCAGTTGCATCtgcaaaatcttaaaaaaaatagacttttaatAGTAAGGCCTAGGGAGACCTAGCAAAAGgaagtatttttattaattgtaggtgcaaataaatatgtattgctaCAGCTTTCTTATGGAggcagtttaatttttaaaactataaatacacATTTCCTTGACTCAATGATACCAACTCTATCAACAGAAATAGAAACACCAACATATATGAATACGGGGATGTTTCCTGAAGTACTATTTGTAGAAGAAAAACAGACTGGTCTTTATAAATAGGCAGAATGGTAGGATAAGTCATGACGTAATTCTACTACAGAGTATTATGCAACCAGTAAAGTAAATAATTCAGCTATAAGTTTTCACATGGAAGAGATTTCCTCAAGGTATGATTGAATGAGAAAAACAAGGTCCAGAAAACAgcatatacattttcatttttgtaaaacaaTGACCTAAAACACTGCATATGTATGCACATAAACAGGCATACACACAGATATGTCTGTGTATGATTACATAAATTCTAAAAACATTTGGAATGAGACATATTAGGTGTTAAATAGAGGGAGAGTGATAAGTTGGGGACAGAGAGGGGAGATGAAAGTACCCAAAGGTGGAAaatgctgaattttaaaaatcggAAATGATTTAGGGCATATgattatgtaaaattatatgtgtgtgtttatatataagctttttttttttttttgagacatggtcttgctctgtcacctaggctggagttcagggatgcagtcatggctcactgcagcctcgacctcccaggctcaagctatcttcccacctcggcctcccaagtagctgggactacaggtgaatgccaccatgctcagctaatttttaatttttttgtagagacagagtctctccatgttgcccagggtagtcttgaactcctggactcaagtgatcctcctgcctcagcctctgaaagtgctaggattataggtggaAGCCCATGAACCTGGCCTATAAGCATTTTTTAGAAAGAATAACTAGACACTAGGTCATGTGGATAAAGCAATGGATCAGAAATTAGTGGATGACTGtgttttaatatttatcattAATAAGCCATGTTACTTCAGGCTAGTCACTTAATCTTTCTGAACCCCAAATTAACTCACTGgcaaaatgaattaaatgattTCTGAGGATCTTTCCAGCTCCAAAATTCAAGGATTCCACTTCTTTGCACATGATGAATAATACATCAAACTGTATGATCTTCACTCAGGCTACAAAGTGTCAAAATAAGGCAAAATCAAATCCGGTTGGACCTAGATtttgaaaatacataattttatccTTTAGCTCAATGTAATCCAGGTGATCTACTATCACATAAGATCTAACAATAAATAGAATGCATTTTCTCCTCTAAACAAGCTCTTCCTTCTAACTTCATTCTTTATATGAATAGGTTGAATATTTTCCCATCCCTGGTCTTAACTGCTTTCTGCTCAAACCATTTCTGTAGGTTTctattctatttcttccttaCCCCAGGATTCTGTTGCAAGATCACTTGCTCTGCCCCAGCCAGTCTTTCACTCTGTTTTGCATTTGTGTTTATTATACTTTTCCTCCCACTGGCTGCCCTCCTCATCCTCAAAAAGCCTACCCATTCTTCAAGGCCCCACTTAAATCCCATTTTTCTTCTGAAGTCCTCTAAAGCCTTCAAGTTATGAAGTCtctcttttctcaaaaaaaaaaaaaaaaaaaaaaaaccaaaactcctACAGGTTGGTTGGTCGTCTGTGTccttttattgttcttttcatgCACTGTTTTCGTACCATTGTTACTTATATAAATGCCTCATTTTTCCAAAAACACTTCAAGccccagaaggaaaagaaagaagcctATTGATTCATTTCTGTTGACTCCACAGGACACAGTGCAGGGTCTTGTGCATAAAAAGTTGTTAATTGATCCGTTACCCTCCAAAATGGCCATTATTACAGCTCTGCCAAATGTCAAACTTACAGGAAAATTTGATCCATGGCATGAAATGTTAAGAAAAACATAATGTAAAAGAGTGCTTTTGGAAGTGAGAGAATGGTGTTATCTTACTTATTAAACTTTATGTGTCTGTAATCCAGGTTTAGATAACTAAAACCAAGAACACTGAACACCTGCTATGAAAAGTTGGAAGGTCTCATAAAGCCAGGAACACAGAATATCTCCTGTGTTGTAAGGCTGGTTCCAAGGAAGCTAATTCGCCAAAGAGGACTATAAAACATGAACAGCTCAAAGTTCAGCAACTGAAAGTTAAAAGATTTAGATGAAGATGACTTCACAAAACTCTCAGAAGTCCACTGTGTTTACTTCCATTTCCAACACATAGCTAACttttagtttaactttgaaagtgcgttttatttcatttgctttgcTAATAGAGGTTTAATTGTCCATCAATTGAAGATCAAGAAGAAAAGCCCAAATTGCTTGGCTAAGACCTAGCACTTGAAATCTCTGTATTTATGCATAGATAACAAATCAATACTACTCTCCAATCTGTCTGCTAATGGAATTGTCACAGCATCTCCCTGAGCCCAGAAGAGACTCGCCGAAATTCTGAACCAacactccttccctccctcactgACTGGCAGAAATCTATGGGCTCCAGTAGGTCAGACAAATcgaacatttaaaaagtataactACTTGTTGGTTTAGAATAGGGAGTATGTGTCTTTATCATCAACCAGAGTCCATTATGGTAAGATTTAATAACTTGCACTAAAAATGAGGTGCAAACAGGTGGTCCCCAGACTTAATGAGTCCCTTCTACAGAAGGGTGTgttgcatctgtgtgtgtgtgtgtgtgtgtgtgtgtgtgtgtgtgtgtgtgtgtgtagtgtgtgtcctgcatggttttctcttcctccttcctttcctcttccccttccctttctttttccttctttctctttttttaaaccttttttttcaagttcagaggtaaatgtgtaggtttgttacatgggtacactcatgtcacaggggtttgctgaacagattatttcatcacccagttattaagcctagtacccattagttagtttttttctgatcctctccctcctcccactctccaccctctgataggccctagtgtctgttgttctcctgtatgtgtccatgtgttctcatcatttagctcccacttaaaagtgaagtatttgattttctgttgctgcattagtttgctaaggataatggcctccagctccatccatgtttctgcaaaagacatgatctcattcttttttttatggctgcatagtattccatggtgtatacgtatcacattttctttatccagtctatcattgttgggcatttaggttgattccatgtcttcgctattgtgaatagtgctgcaatgaacatatgcgtgcatgtgtctttatgacagaacgatttataatcctttggaatATACAccataatggaattgctgggttgaatggtagttctgtttttaggtctttgaggaatctccacaatGTTTTCCACAATGATGGaactctttccctttttctttccctttcttttccttctttttcttttgaattgaagagatctttcataaAAATCCAGAATTCTCCCTTGCCTCTATTTATTGTTAAGGTTTGCATTTCCACATGGCAACCACTAGGTGGCGCTGAGAAGAACTGTCCCCCTTGACGGGCGTGGACTCTCCAAGTGACCAGGAGTCCTGCTACACTTGTTAACATTACTTACCTGGGGTTGTGTGTGCAGCTGGGTTTGAAGACCTTGCTCTAAGAGTACTGACAGTAGACTTCCAACTCTAATTTGCAGGTCTCTGAGGGCAGTCTGACATTGTGTTTAAGAACATGGACTCCGGGGCAGATTCCTTGGATTAGAATATCAGTTCCACCACCTAGCTTTAGCTCTGTGTGCTTGGGCAAGTAACTCAACCTCTCAGGGCCCCAGTTTAATCTATAaactgaggataataatagtacagcCTCATTGGGTTGTCATGAGGAATAGATTTGGCCTTTAGAACAAACAGCATCTTGGCACATATTAAGCACCATAAAAGTGTTAGCCTCTTTTAGAAACCTTGGTATTTAAGCTTTTATCTGTGTTAAAGTAAAAGTTATTCTGACACTTGTTAAAATGGTAAGAAGACTTTATTCAGGACTTTTGTGATGGGTATCaagaatattgcaataaagtagAGAGATGGGGCTCAAATTCAAATACAACAAGAACAAGTAGAGATATTTAGCCAAGAAGAGGGTTGTGGTCGGGGACAGGTGTGTCAGTGGATgtaaaattactaagaggagacaTCAAGCGAAGGGGGATTTTTGCTAAACCACTTAACAAATTCTTGCTGAAAGCA
This genomic interval from Gorilla gorilla gorilla isolate KB3781 chromosome 3, NHGRI_mGorGor1-v2.1_pri, whole genome shotgun sequence contains the following:
- the GPRIN3 gene encoding G protein-regulated inducer of neurite outgrowth 3 translates to MGTVPDPLRSAKTSLIAASGKEDDLGEPQAASPRHRPALLCKNANGFSGAPAEPDLSPRAAAEALMQVCEHETTQPDMSSPGVFNEVEKAPATFNSPGNPQLPGSSQPAASAPSSAAGRDLIHTPLTMPANQHTCQSIPGDQPNAITSSMPEDSLMRSQRTSNREQPEKPSCPVGGVLSSSKDQVSCEFPSPETIQGTVQTPVTAARVVSHSSSPVGGPEGERQGAICDSEMRSCKPLTRESGCSENKQPSITASGPQGTTSVTPQPTPLTSETSACPPGPEKVPLPAQRQMSRFKEASTMTNQAESEIKEVPSRAWQDAEVQAVASVESRSVSTSPSILTAFLKESPAPEHFEQEQLRVICRSSGSHTLELSDSTLAPQESSQCPGIMPQVHIQAAAAESTAFQRENKLASLPGGVLKTSSINLVSGNAQHTCKEDGRLAGMTPAREESTAKKLAGTNSSSLKATAIDQISISACSQAETSYGLGKFETRPSEFAEKTTNGHKTDPDCQLSDSCGSISKADHSGSLDPTNKGDAREKKPASPQVVKEKESTGTDTSDAKTLLLNPKSQESGGTESAANPTPSPIRKNQESTLEENRQTKTATSLSLPSDPMGDSSPGSGKKTPSRSVKASPRRPSRVSEFLKEQKLNVTAAAAQVGLTPGDKKKQLGADSKLQLKQSKRVRDVVWDEQGMTWEVYGASLDAESLGIAIQNHLQRQIREHEKLIKTQNSQTRRSISSDTSSNKKLKGRQHSVFQSMLQNFRRPNCCVRPAPSSVLD